A portion of the Rissa tridactyla isolate bRisTri1 chromosome 19, bRisTri1.patW.cur.20221130, whole genome shotgun sequence genome contains these proteins:
- the GNGT2 gene encoding guanine nucleotide-binding protein G(I)/G(S)/G(O) subunit gamma-T2, which yields MAQDMTEKELLKMELDQLKKEVKNERQMVSKTGKEIKEYIESMAGEDPLLKGVPEDKNPFKEKGGCTIS from the exons ATGGCTCAGGACATGACAGAGAAGGAGCTGCTGAAGATGGAGCTGGATCAGCTGAAGAAGGAGGTGAAGAACGAGAGGCAAATG GTCTCCAAGACCGGCAAAGAGATCAAGGAGTACATCGAGTCCATGGCGGGCGAGGACCCGCTGCTGAAAGGTGTCCCCGAGGACAAGAACCCCTTTAAGGAGAAGGGTGGCTGTACGATAAGCTGA